In Candidatus Curtissbacteria bacterium, a single genomic region encodes these proteins:
- a CDS encoding type IV pilus twitching motility protein PilT produces MSIQEYLEIVVNKNASDLHLVVGAPVMIRVDGALIPLAPAPLSPHDAEALILELLSPEQKEMFLVNKELDFSFALGDVARFRVNSYYQKGYPSAALRLISNHIKTIEELNLPRICHNFAKMRQGFILVTGPTGHGKSTTIASIINEINQLRSEHIVTIEDPIEYVYPRGKSLVSQREMHLDTHSWEIALRSALREDPDVVLVGEMRDFETIASAITVAETGHLVFATLHTNSAAQSVDRIIDVFPQNQQKQIRAQLASTIAGILSMRLVPAIGGGRLPAVEVLLTSAAVQTTIREGKTHQIDNIIQTSGKEGMVLVDASLAYLVKAGKVSLDVARSYSIRPEELERLVGASENQAPENQQAA; encoded by the coding sequence ATGAGTATTCAGGAATATTTAGAAATTGTTGTTAATAAAAACGCTTCCGATTTGCATCTTGTGGTTGGTGCGCCAGTGATGATAAGGGTCGATGGGGCCTTAATACCTCTAGCACCCGCGCCCCTTAGCCCTCATGACGCAGAAGCTTTAATTCTCGAACTTTTATCTCCCGAGCAGAAGGAAATGTTTCTAGTCAATAAGGAACTGGATTTCTCTTTTGCCCTTGGAGACGTTGCCAGATTTAGGGTCAATTCTTATTACCAAAAAGGATACCCATCTGCCGCCCTCAGGCTTATTAGTAATCACATAAAAACTATTGAAGAGCTGAACTTGCCTCGTATTTGTCATAATTTTGCAAAAATGAGGCAGGGCTTCATTCTGGTTACGGGACCTACAGGTCATGGTAAATCTACGACTATTGCTTCGATAATAAACGAAATTAACCAACTGAGATCCGAGCACATAGTTACTATCGAGGACCCTATCGAATACGTTTACCCAAGAGGTAAATCGCTTGTTTCGCAGAGAGAGATGCATCTTGATACTCACTCTTGGGAGATTGCGCTTCGATCGGCACTTCGTGAAGATCCTGATGTAGTTTTAGTTGGTGAAATGAGAGATTTCGAGACAATCGCCTCTGCGATAACAGTCGCTGAGACTGGACACTTGGTTTTTGCGACGCTTCACACAAATTCTGCTGCTCAATCCGTAGACAGAATCATTGACGTATTTCCCCAGAATCAACAGAAACAAATAAGGGCGCAACTTGCGTCAACGATTGCGGGAATTCTGTCGATGAGACTTGTTCCTGCAATCGGAGGAGGAAGATTACCGGCAGTTGAGGTGCTGCTTACATCCGCTGCTGTTCAGACAACAATCAGGGAAGGGAAAACACACCAAATAGACAACATTATTCAAACGTCTGGTAAGGAAGGCATGGTTCTTGTCGATGCCTCGCTTGCCTATTTGGTAAAAGCAGGAAAAGTATCTTTGGATGTTGCAAGGTCGTACAGTATTAGGCCAGAAGAGCTCGAAAGATTGGTCGGAGCATCAGAAAATCAGGCTCCAGAAAATCAACAGGCTGCATAG
- a CDS encoding type II secretion system F family protein, which yields MGFYYFEAKDASGNKHKGEIEVIDKSTLVAQLQQQGLVPIAIKEKRRGGYFSIPKLTNRVSRSEIVSFTRQLSTMISTGLPLTDALIILQSQTKSHALAEVLTSVIADVEGGMALSKAFSKHPQAFNAVYVKLLEAGETGGVLDKILAKLADTLEKERDFKAKTRGAFIYPAIVVGVMIIVISIMMIFVIPKLAVLYEEVDAKLPLPTRILIAISSFMTNFWWLLLGLVIFAIVIYARYSHTKKGQEIISYTALKLPVWGRIRQTLILAQFTRTLGLLVAAGVPIVVALKVVADLLESAPYRESLDIVIKRVERGSSLHEPLVADPIFPPIIGQMVRVGEETGKMDEVLGRLSIYFESESENLIRNLTAALEPVILVILGLGVGILVLSIILPIYNLTSQF from the coding sequence ATGGGTTTTTATTATTTTGAAGCAAAAGACGCTTCCGGCAATAAACATAAGGGCGAAATTGAGGTTATTGATAAAAGCACTCTTGTTGCTCAACTGCAGCAGCAGGGGTTAGTTCCGATTGCGATTAAAGAGAAGCGCCGCGGCGGATACTTTTCTATTCCTAAATTAACGAATCGCGTTTCTCGTTCCGAAATCGTTTCTTTCACGAGACAACTTTCAACGATGATATCAACGGGGTTACCTCTAACGGATGCTCTTATTATTCTTCAGAGTCAGACGAAGAGCCATGCTCTTGCCGAAGTATTAACGTCTGTTATCGCAGATGTTGAAGGAGGAATGGCGCTTTCCAAAGCATTTTCTAAACATCCCCAAGCGTTTAATGCAGTTTACGTGAAGTTGCTTGAAGCAGGAGAAACAGGTGGAGTTCTGGACAAAATTCTTGCAAAGCTCGCTGATACGCTCGAGAAAGAGCGGGACTTTAAAGCCAAGACAAGGGGTGCCTTCATTTATCCGGCAATCGTTGTTGGGGTTATGATTATCGTCATTTCTATAATGATGATTTTTGTTATCCCAAAACTCGCCGTTTTGTATGAGGAAGTAGATGCTAAATTGCCGCTGCCGACAAGAATTTTGATCGCAATTTCGAGCTTTATGACAAATTTTTGGTGGCTTCTTTTAGGTTTAGTTATTTTTGCGATTGTTATTTACGCACGCTACTCTCACACTAAAAAAGGGCAAGAAATTATTTCGTATACTGCTCTTAAGCTACCGGTATGGGGAAGAATCAGGCAAACGCTGATACTTGCACAATTCACAAGGACGTTGGGCCTTTTGGTTGCTGCCGGGGTTCCTATTGTTGTTGCACTTAAGGTTGTTGCCGACCTTCTCGAAAGCGCGCCTTACAGGGAAAGCCTTGATATTGTTATCAAGCGGGTTGAGCGAGGATCTTCACTGCATGAACCCTTGGTGGCTGACCCTATTTTTCCTCCGATTATCGGACAGATGGTAAGGGTCGGTGAAGAGACCGGAAAGATGGACGAGGTTCTGGGACGACTGTCGATTTACTTTGAAAGTGAAAGCGAGAATTTGATAAGAAACCTGACAGCTGCACTTGAACCCGTAATTCTTGTAATCCTCGGTCTTGGTGTCGGAATTTTGGTGCTCTCGATAATACTCCCTATATATAATTTAACTAGTCAATTCTAA
- a CDS encoding prepilin peptidase, with the protein MFFLYALLFILGTAVGSFLNVVVDRTTKSESVLFGRSYCDHCHAKLSSFDLIPIVSFVVLGARCRKCGGRISWQYPLVEGLTGLLFVLSFWVLSLSGQFSLVTLSYYLFIVSTLVVVATVDLKFYLIPTTLVFAASFVALFYNYFHLTSTDFVLYVFISFGLAMGFLLLLVATRGRGIGGGDVPLAFLIGLVLGWPNAIAAIFLAFFVGAVVSLLLVAFGKKSIKATIPFGPFLVFATIAVLFWGSTMISWYFSLL; encoded by the coding sequence GTGTTTTTTCTTTACGCTCTACTTTTTATCCTTGGAACAGCCGTTGGTAGTTTTCTAAACGTTGTTGTCGATCGCACAACGAAGTCAGAGTCCGTTTTATTTGGCAGGTCTTATTGTGATCATTGCCACGCTAAACTTTCATCTTTCGATTTAATTCCGATTGTAAGCTTTGTTGTTTTGGGTGCAAGATGCAGAAAGTGTGGAGGGCGAATTTCATGGCAGTATCCTTTGGTCGAGGGGTTAACGGGTTTATTATTCGTGCTGTCATTTTGGGTTCTTTCTTTAAGCGGTCAGTTTTCTCTTGTCACTCTTTCCTACTATTTATTTATAGTTTCAACTCTTGTCGTTGTCGCGACTGTTGATTTAAAGTTTTACCTTATTCCAACAACTTTGGTTTTTGCAGCTTCTTTTGTTGCTCTTTTTTACAACTATTTTCACCTTACCTCGACTGATTTTGTTTTGTATGTTTTCATTTCTTTTGGGCTTGCAATGGGTTTTTTGCTGCTTCTTGTTGCGACTCGAGGAAGGGGTATTGGCGGCGGGGACGTTCCTCTTGCATTTTTAATCGGACTTGTTTTGGGATGGCCGAACGCAATAGCAGCGATCTTTCTAGCTTTTTTTGTGGGTGCGGTTGTTTCACTTTTGCTTGTGGCTTTTGGGAAAAAGTCGATAAAAGCAACGATTCCATTTGGCCCTTTTTTGGTTTTTGCCACAATTGCAGTTTTGTTCTGGGGCTCCACGATGATCTCCTGGTATTTTTCTCTCCTTTAG
- a CDS encoding prepilin-type N-terminal cleavage/methylation domain-containing protein has protein sequence MPFLDVNRRSLIAYRRAGFKKTVNCRLWRQGFTLIELMIVISLFGIAASLITASYLNFEKNQRVQNAADKLKADLRLVQNKATSGDKGPGGLCPSTSSLGGWYLRVERNQSLYSFGGVCLASFSSESTFSVEVVNLPEGVKVNTISYTGTSSQSSPVAIFFRPLANDIKFHNASSALGAPVDFFETNGALRNLLSPAPTSAVTIQLSDLGGTRLNNVVVDPSGEVKSFKP, from the coding sequence ATGCCCTTTTTAGACGTTAATCGTAGATCGTTAATCGCTTATCGTAGAGCCGGATTTAAGAAAACTGTCAACTGTCGCCTTTGGCGACAGGGTTTTACGCTAATCGAGCTAATGATTGTAATTAGCTTGTTTGGTATCGCCGCCTCGCTAATTACCGCAAGTTATCTTAATTTTGAAAAAAATCAGAGAGTCCAAAACGCTGCAGATAAACTCAAAGCTGATCTTAGGCTTGTACAAAATAAGGCTACTTCCGGTGACAAGGGTCCAGGCGGCTTATGTCCATCAACCTCTTCCTTAGGAGGCTGGTATTTAAGAGTTGAAAGGAACCAATCTTTGTATTCGTTTGGCGGTGTGTGCCTTGCTTCTTTTTCTTCTGAAAGTACTTTCAGCGTAGAAGTTGTTAACTTGCCGGAGGGAGTGAAAGTAAACACTATTTCTTACACCGGTACTTCTTCGCAAAGCTCGCCTGTTGCCATATTTTTCAGGCCTCTTGCAAATGATATTAAATTCCATAACGCAAGCAGTGCTCTTGGCGCGCCTGTTGATTTTTTTGAAACGAACGGTGCATTAAGAAATCTGCTTTCCCCTGCACCTACGAGTGCCGTGACCATCCAGTTATCCGATCTTGGAGGTACTCGCTTAAACAACGTTGTTGTTGATCCAAGCGGCGAAGTAAAGAGTTTTAAACCTTAA
- a CDS encoding type II secretion system GspH family protein codes for MPFLDVHRRSLIAYRRTLSFKTIVDGRLTIVSRSGYTLIEFLIVLGILTIVVGSTLVFLTSVLQGSNQTNITTEIKQNGQAVLESLDSKIRSSTFAEEDVMGSGKYIKLTTSASGPLHIKCFSDTEPKSVNGWIGTSTLNQEFVPESSYVPLTNRDLLGGVDISNCSFKVNSASAGALNPAVVSVSFTVNQAIGAPSRQDFKANVEFDTTVSLRSY; via the coding sequence ATGCCCTTTTTAGACGTTCATCGTAGATCGTTAATCGCTTATCGCAGAACACTGAGCTTCAAAACGATAGTCGATGGACGATTGACGATAGTCAGTCGATCCGGATACACGCTGATTGAATTTTTGATTGTACTGGGAATTCTTACAATTGTTGTTGGTTCGACGCTTGTCTTTTTAACATCGGTTTTGCAAGGAAGTAACCAGACCAACATAACAACAGAAATCAAGCAGAATGGGCAGGCAGTTTTGGAGTCTCTTGATTCTAAAATTAGGAGCTCGACTTTTGCTGAAGAAGACGTGATGGGGTCAGGAAAATATATTAAACTGACCACGTCTGCTTCCGGCCCACTGCATATTAAATGTTTTTCGGACACTGAACCTAAAAGTGTGAATGGTTGGATTGGAACTTCGACACTAAATCAGGAATTTGTACCCGAATCGTCGTATGTTCCTCTTACCAATCGTGATTTATTGGGCGGGGTCGATATTTCTAACTGCTCATTTAAAGTAAACAGCGCCTCTGCTGGAGCTCTCAACCCCGCGGTTGTGTCTGTAAGTTTTACGGTTAATCAGGCTATTGGGGCACCCTCCAGGCAAGATTTTAAGGCGAATGTGGAATTTGATACGACGGTCTCCTTAAGGTCTTATTGA
- the pilM gene encoding type IV pilus assembly protein PilM, which translates to MSARLFGLDIGRSYIKVAAVDVSRNRKVLTAAGIISSPVPAFLSSSESDLSKVVDAVKRLVEEVKIETDKCSVSLMESQVISRLIQIPKLTDKELAAAVVWEAEQYIPLPIKDVVLQHNVVNTTNPQHPGGEKMDVLLVAAPKRVVERYIRIVRECHFKVNSIESESFSLARSLTQPTDASTIIVSFGAFSTELTITNRGSVIFTRSVSTGGANLTKIIMREFNLPTIQAEQYKQSYGVSPDKLSGKLVEALGPSLEVVVTEILRGVEFSKSHVSNWSGAKIVLCGGGAYLPGLSEYLVGRTNLDVTIGDPWVDFVKEGLITKIPGQGTVYAVATGLALRS; encoded by the coding sequence ATGTCTGCCCGTTTATTTGGACTTGATATAGGAAGGTCGTATATAAAAGTCGCGGCCGTTGACGTTTCCCGAAACCGGAAAGTGCTCACTGCTGCTGGCATTATCTCTTCTCCAGTGCCTGCGTTTTTGTCCAGTAGCGAATCTGATCTTTCAAAGGTAGTTGATGCAGTAAAAAGGCTTGTCGAAGAAGTAAAAATTGAAACTGATAAGTGTTCGGTATCATTAATGGAATCCCAAGTGATTTCGAGGCTGATTCAAATTCCAAAATTGACAGACAAGGAGCTCGCGGCTGCCGTTGTTTGGGAGGCAGAACAATATATTCCACTTCCTATAAAAGATGTCGTTTTGCAGCACAACGTTGTAAATACAACTAACCCTCAACACCCCGGAGGTGAAAAAATGGATGTTCTTTTGGTTGCTGCACCAAAGCGAGTTGTCGAGAGATACATAAGAATTGTTCGGGAGTGCCATTTTAAAGTTAATTCAATTGAAAGCGAGTCTTTCTCTTTGGCAAGAAGTCTGACACAACCAACTGACGCGTCCACAATTATTGTTTCTTTTGGCGCATTTTCAACAGAGCTTACGATTACGAACCGCGGGAGTGTTATATTCACGAGATCGGTTTCGACTGGAGGAGCAAATTTAACGAAAATAATAATGCGTGAATTTAACTTGCCTACGATCCAGGCAGAGCAATATAAACAATCCTATGGAGTATCTCCCGATAAACTTTCAGGCAAGCTAGTTGAGGCGCTTGGGCCTTCTCTTGAAGTTGTTGTCACCGAGATTTTAAGAGGCGTTGAATTTTCAAAGAGTCATGTTTCTAACTGGTCGGGCGCAAAAATTGTTCTTTGTGGAGGCGGAGCGTATTTGCCTGGCCTTTCTGAGTATCTTGTAGGAAGAACAAACCTGGACGTCACGATAGGAGATCCGTGGGTAGATTTTGTCAAAGAGGGGCTGATTACTAAGATTCCAGGGCAAGGTACAGTATATGCCGTTGCTACCGGTCTTGCTTTAAGATCTTAA
- a CDS encoding PilN domain-containing protein: MPAEINLLPQQEKIAEGAQTAGRKLKTFAVGLLVLTAILTIITLGLFAFYASKRSNLIAEIEENSASVNQYKLQEERLVVVKDKVGVVSSLIAARENYPNFFEVLATLVPQDVYFTDLKVSENKVAISGKARSSGAVAALVSGLLSERGIPIVNTIGIDSLSSDQTGTYSFIVSANLVNTQAPPVAEGGTAR, translated from the coding sequence ATGCCTGCCGAAATTAACCTTTTGCCTCAGCAAGAGAAAATTGCTGAAGGTGCTCAGACTGCCGGTCGTAAATTGAAAACTTTTGCAGTCGGGCTTCTTGTGCTGACTGCTATTCTTACAATTATTACCCTTGGACTTTTTGCGTTCTATGCTTCTAAAAGGTCGAATTTGATTGCGGAAATAGAGGAAAACAGCGCGAGCGTAAATCAGTACAAGCTTCAGGAAGAAAGATTAGTTGTCGTCAAGGACAAAGTTGGCGTTGTATCCTCGCTAATTGCTGCGCGCGAAAATTATCCTAACTTTTTTGAGGTGCTGGCGACTCTCGTTCCCCAGGATGTTTATTTCACTGACTTAAAGGTTTCGGAAAATAAAGTTGCGATATCGGGCAAGGCTCGGTCCTCCGGCGCAGTAGCTGCTCTGGTTTCGGGTCTTCTTTCGGAGAGAGGAATTCCTATTGTTAATACTATCGGGATTGATTCTTTGAGTTCAGACCAAACTGGCACGTATTCGTTTATTGTCTCTGCGAATCTAGTAAATACTCAGGCTCCTCCGGTAGCAGAAGGAGGTACTGCTAGATGA
- the pilO gene encoding type 4a pilus biogenesis protein PilO, which produces MNMPAVGNVKALKVLEDSHIASFLAPIGAILTCFLVLFFLVRPKVIETVSIRSMNDELVAKSQALVVKAELLSTLDTAVLDDQVRRAELVLPSDKAIFSLIRQIELAAGANGILLDGIDLVAVPAGQAQAPLPAGKVELAPKVQVKVTTSSNYASFLSFLRTLFSTSRIVGISDLNLLTETTGDTSTLKSIITIDAYWRALPEQLASIETPVEAVDAAELQILQRVVAVPEASAAAAPLPTGRSDLFSPF; this is translated from the coding sequence ATGAACATGCCGGCAGTTGGAAATGTGAAGGCACTGAAAGTCTTGGAGGATTCTCATATCGCCTCCTTTTTAGCCCCAATTGGTGCGATACTGACGTGTTTTCTTGTTTTGTTTTTCTTGGTAAGGCCGAAGGTAATCGAAACGGTCAGTATAAGATCGATGAACGACGAACTTGTTGCGAAATCTCAAGCGCTGGTTGTTAAAGCTGAGTTGCTTTCGACTCTAGATACTGCAGTTTTGGACGATCAAGTTAGGCGTGCTGAACTTGTGTTGCCTTCTGATAAAGCTATATTTTCGCTTATTAGGCAAATAGAGCTTGCTGCTGGTGCCAACGGAATACTTCTAGATGGAATTGACCTTGTCGCAGTGCCTGCTGGACAGGCTCAAGCCCCGCTTCCGGCGGGTAAAGTTGAACTTGCACCAAAAGTTCAGGTGAAGGTGACGACTTCAAGCAACTACGCGTCTTTCCTCTCGTTTCTGAGAACGCTTTTTTCGACCTCTCGAATAGTCGGAATAAGCGATCTTAATCTTCTAACAGAAACAACCGGTGATACAAGTACTCTAAAGTCGATAATAACGATTGATGCATACTGGAGGGCTTTACCCGAACAGCTTGCGTCTATTGAGACTCCGGTTGAGGCAGTTGATGCTGCCGAGCTGCAGATTTTACAAAGAGTTGTGGCTGTGCCTGAAGCGTCTGCAGCCGCTGCGCCTCTTCCTACCGGCAGGTCAGATTTATTTAGTCCTTTCTAG
- the trmD gene encoding tRNA (guanosine(37)-N1)-methyltransferase TrmD, which produces MFDGIFQSSIIKRAQDKKLIQVNFINPRDFAKDKHKTVDDTPYGGGSGMVMKADILVAALESIKPKPYTILLSASGKRFTQQNARSLSKKKNIALICGHYEGVDARVEQFVDETLSIGDFVLTGGEVAAMAIVDSTSRLIPGVIHPKSLENESFSKIGNWKMENGKYLEYPQYTKPEDFRGLKVPKVLLSGNHKEIKAWRDKESKRLSKARKD; this is translated from the coding sequence ATGTTCGATGGTATTTTCCAATCAAGCATAATCAAACGCGCTCAAGACAAAAAACTAATCCAGGTAAACTTTATCAACCCCCGCGATTTTGCAAAGGACAAGCACAAAACCGTCGACGACACACCCTACGGGGGAGGAAGTGGCATGGTTATGAAGGCAGACATTTTAGTTGCCGCTCTCGAGTCCATTAAACCCAAACCGTACACAATTTTACTTTCAGCTTCCGGAAAAAGGTTTACACAACAAAACGCAAGAAGTCTTTCCAAAAAAAAGAACATTGCTTTAATTTGTGGTCATTATGAAGGAGTGGATGCCAGGGTCGAACAATTTGTAGACGAAACTCTCTCGATCGGAGACTTTGTTTTAACAGGGGGAGAAGTGGCGGCGATGGCAATAGTCGACAGTACCTCAAGACTCATCCCAGGTGTTATTCACCCTAAATCTCTGGAAAATGAATCTTTCTCAAAAATCGGAAATTGGAAAATGGAAAATGGAAAATATCTCGAATACCCTCAATACACAAAACCCGAAGATTTCAGGGGGCTTAAAGTACCAAAAGTTCTTCTAAGCGGCAACCACAAAGAAATTAAAGCCTGGAGAGACAAAGAGTCTAAAAGACTGAGCAAAGCTAGAAAGGACTAA
- a CDS encoding KH domain-containing protein, producing MEDLLKLLIEPLVSDIDKVKIEKSGDSSNVVFTVHVPKEDIAKVIGKEGKMIKSIKNLLKIRAIKENVFATLEVQEV from the coding sequence ATGGAAGACTTGCTAAAATTACTTATCGAACCTCTTGTTTCTGATATAGACAAGGTCAAAATTGAAAAAAGCGGCGACAGCTCAAACGTCGTCTTCACGGTACATGTTCCAAAAGAAGATATTGCAAAAGTAATCGGCAAAGAAGGCAAAATGATCAAATCGATCAAAAACCTCCTCAAAATAAGGGCGATTAAAGAAAACGTGTTCGCGACCCTAGAAGTACAAGAAGTGTGA
- the rpsP gene encoding 30S ribosomal protein S16, which produces MSVKIRLAKTGKTHQISYRIVAQDTRSPRDGKFLEILGYFNPYNKPSFNVKRDRFDHWVQKGAVPTPSVTKVIESEGKVNLSEKPKKEEIKVETEIKPEVKVDAKVDEQPKEEVKTENAEASKTDVQADQQENK; this is translated from the coding sequence ATGTCCGTAAAAATAAGACTTGCAAAAACAGGAAAGACGCACCAGATTTCTTACCGTATTGTGGCTCAGGACACAAGGAGCCCAAGAGACGGTAAGTTTTTGGAAATTCTCGGGTATTTTAACCCTTACAACAAACCATCCTTCAATGTAAAACGCGACCGGTTTGACCATTGGGTGCAAAAAGGCGCAGTTCCTACTCCAAGTGTTACAAAGGTCATAGAATCCGAAGGGAAAGTTAACTTGAGCGAAAAACCCAAGAAAGAAGAGATAAAGGTCGAAACCGAAATTAAACCCGAAGTTAAAGTCGACGCCAAAGTCGACGAACAGCCCAAAGAGGAAGTTAAGACCGAAAACGCCGAGGCTAGCAAAACAGATGTTCAAGCTGACCAACAAGAAAATAAATAA
- the rnc gene encoding ribonuclease III produces the protein MKPKELDSLQKILKIKFKDKALLKNAFIHRSYINEHKDFKGLPNERLEFLGDSVLSLFVSRHLYDQLPLSPEGELTQIRASLVRTETLAKLAKNLSLGKYLYLSKGEEESGGRDNKSILANTFEALIGAIYLDQDQEVTQSIIKQTILDHWEELAKNAVIDNKSKLQETLQKKFHKSPVYRLEKTWGPDHDRRFEIAVYLEDHVLGRGVGKNKQAATQNAAKDALTRLK, from the coding sequence ATGAAGCCTAAAGAGCTCGACAGCCTTCAGAAAATCCTCAAGATAAAATTCAAAGACAAAGCCCTTTTAAAAAATGCGTTCATTCACAGGTCTTACATCAACGAGCACAAAGACTTTAAGGGTTTACCCAACGAAAGGCTGGAATTTCTGGGAGACTCCGTGCTTTCCCTTTTTGTTTCGCGTCACCTTTACGACCAGCTACCCCTTAGCCCAGAAGGAGAGTTAACTCAAATCCGCGCGTCTCTCGTTCGGACTGAAACCTTGGCAAAGCTCGCCAAAAATCTTTCACTCGGAAAGTACCTTTACCTTTCAAAGGGAGAAGAAGAATCTGGAGGCCGCGATAATAAATCGATTCTCGCGAACACTTTTGAAGCCTTAATTGGCGCGATTTATCTCGACCAAGACCAGGAAGTAACTCAAAGCATCATAAAGCAAACGATTCTCGACCATTGGGAGGAGCTGGCTAAAAATGCCGTCATTGACAATAAATCGAAGCTCCAAGAAACCCTGCAGAAAAAGTTCCACAAATCACCAGTCTACCGCCTAGAAAAAACCTGGGGACCAGATCATGACAGAAGATTCGAAATAGCTGTTTATCTCGAAGATCACGTACTTGGTCGTGGTGTAGGTAAAAATAAACAAGCAGCGACTCAAAACGCGGCCAAAGACGCCTTAACTAGACTAAAGTAA
- a CDS encoding acyl carrier protein has product MDYFEEVKKLIIKLYDLEEDLVHEESLLEADLNITELDLEDLITQLEETYQLEIPLSVYSNFKQVSDISNYLYEHADEA; this is encoded by the coding sequence GTGGATTATTTTGAAGAAGTTAAAAAACTAATAATAAAACTTTATGATCTCGAAGAAGATCTCGTCCACGAAGAATCTCTACTCGAAGCGGATTTAAACATCACAGAGCTTGATTTAGAGGACTTAATTACCCAACTAGAAGAAACGTATCAATTAGAGATTCCGCTTTCCGTCTATTCTAATTTCAAACAAGTTTCCGATATTTCCAATTACCTTTATGAACACGCCGATGAAGCCTAA
- the nusB gene encoding transcription antitermination factor NusB — protein sequence MKRKGDPRHKVRVETVKDLFAQSFRPDSESSGLTEQVLLNKGKTDALIKKNAPAWPLAQIPPLDLAILRLAVYELVFKEKKEPYKVVIDEAVEIAKEYGNESSASFVNGVLGSIVKSNIKMQKSK from the coding sequence ATGAAGCGAAAAGGTGACCCGAGGCACAAAGTAAGGGTAGAAACAGTAAAAGATCTATTTGCCCAAAGTTTTAGGCCAGATTCAGAGTCTTCCGGCCTAACAGAGCAAGTGCTTTTGAACAAAGGCAAGACAGACGCTCTTATCAAGAAAAATGCTCCGGCTTGGCCTCTTGCTCAAATACCTCCATTAGATTTGGCAATTTTAAGACTCGCGGTATACGAGCTAGTATTTAAGGAGAAAAAAGAACCTTACAAGGTAGTTATCGACGAAGCAGTCGAAATAGCCAAAGAGTATGGAAATGAATCTTCTGCTTCATTTGTAAATGGCGTTTTAGGCTCAATAGTAAAATCAAATATTAAAATGCAAAAATCAAAATGA
- the rpmF gene encoding 50S ribosomal protein L32: protein MTPLPKKKHAKSRTRTRKSTKTISLLATVICPKCQGLKLPHHACPNCSFYKVA, encoded by the coding sequence ATGACGCCGTTACCTAAGAAGAAGCACGCGAAATCAAGAACCAGAACAAGGAAATCGACCAAAACAATTTCCTTATTGGCAACCGTAATTTGTCCTAAATGCCAAGGACTGAAGTTGCCGCATCACGCATGTCCAAATTGCAGCTTTTACAAGGTTGCGTAA